A DNA window from Methanobacterium sp. contains the following coding sequences:
- a CDS encoding ATP phosphoribosyltransferase has product MEKIVLGLPKGSLNNVNRGNTYQLFVDAGYEVKGYEPGKEENEILIANDPEIKAFLSRPQSSPVELNRGILDIAIVGEDWVREESVESGENLIKRIGDLDYGQTKLIVAIPNEAPYNSLTEFFRANKDRKTPILCFTEYPNLTRQHIMNNDGYKEIFGDSKPFVQVRGLRDGDNKQVQIINSDGATEVYIAKGADLIVDNTQTGSSLRKAGLKILETIMESSAGLYAGPSCSGKKAEKAQMMFEQLFGAITARKYFDVKFNISNEKLEEVKGFLLSKGFCSDEPTAVKGASFSQVNVLIPKTKFPAMLRGIKSYGASAIVRENVKQYVK; this is encoded by the coding sequence ATGGAGAAAATAGTACTTGGTCTCCCGAAAGGGAGCTTAAATAATGTAAACAGAGGTAACACTTACCAGTTATTTGTTGATGCAGGTTATGAAGTCAAAGGATATGAACCAGGTAAGGAAGAAAACGAAATATTGATAGCAAACGATCCTGAAATTAAAGCATTTCTTTCAAGGCCTCAAAGCTCTCCTGTGGAGCTTAACCGAGGAATTCTTGATATTGCAATCGTTGGCGAGGATTGGGTAAGGGAAGAATCTGTAGAAAGTGGGGAAAACTTAATAAAAAGAATAGGTGACCTTGATTACGGTCAAACAAAGCTTATTGTGGCTATACCAAATGAGGCGCCTTACAACTCACTTACTGAGTTTTTCAGGGCAAATAAAGATAGAAAAACTCCAATACTGTGCTTTACAGAGTACCCTAACTTAACAAGGCAGCACATCATGAACAATGATGGGTACAAAGAGATATTTGGCGACAGTAAACCATTCGTTCAGGTAAGAGGTCTCAGGGACGGAGATAATAAACAGGTCCAGATCATCAATTCTGATGGTGCAACTGAGGTTTATATAGCAAAAGGGGCTGATTTAATCGTGGATAACACCCAAACTGGAAGCAGCCTTAGAAAAGCAGGGCTTAAAATCCTGGAGACAATAATGGAATCAAGCGCAGGACTATATGCTGGGCCTAGCTGCTCTGGTAAAAAAGCCGAAAAAGCTCAAATGATGTTTGAACAGCTTTTCGGAGCAATCACCGCTAGAAAATACTTCGATGTAAAATTTAACATATCTAATGAAAAATTGGAAGAAGTTAAAGGATTTTTACTGTCAAAGGGTTTCTGCTCTGACGAGCCTACAGCTGTAAAAGGGGCCAGCTTTTCTCAGGTGAATGTTTTAATTCCTAAAACTAAATTCCCTGCAATGCTCAGGGGAATAAAAAGCTACGGTGCTTCTGCAATTGTACGTGAAAACGTCAAGCAGTATGTTAAATAA
- a CDS encoding RtcB family protein encodes MEVEGTLKKIRDCVWEIPSSYKKGMLVPGRVYLNDETVKDIEIGAIDQVSNVACLPGIKKFSIGLPDIHFGYGFPIGGVAAFSVHNGVISPGGVGFDINCGVRLIKTNLTEDDVKPKMKELVDTLFNNVPSGVGSKGKVRLQPGQIDEVLDHGAQWAIENGYGWKRDLKYLEENGKMESADSSKVSDKAKKRGVPQLGSLGSGNHFLEVQKMDEIYDEATAEVFGIEEGMITVLIHTGSRGCGHQICSDYLRVMDRAAKRYQINLPDRQLACAPIGSEEATDYFQAMSAAANYAWTNRQMIVHWVRESFEKVFKRDAEEMGMEIIYDVAHNIAKKEVHNVQGRKMELFVHRKGATRAFGPGREEIPEEYRKVGQPVFIPGTMGTASYVLAGTDLAMEETFGSSAHGAGRKMSRAGAKKEYRGEEVQKVLENRGIIIRATSMPVVAEEAPGAYKDVDAVVKTSHDAGISRMVGKMIPLGVAKG; translated from the coding sequence ATGGAAGTTGAAGGAACTTTAAAAAAAATAAGAGATTGTGTCTGGGAAATCCCATCAAGTTATAAAAAAGGGATGTTAGTCCCTGGAAGAGTATATTTAAACGATGAAACTGTTAAAGATATAGAAATTGGGGCAATAGATCAGGTCTCAAATGTAGCATGCTTACCTGGTATTAAAAAATTTTCAATTGGACTTCCAGATATCCACTTTGGATATGGATTCCCTATAGGTGGTGTCGCGGCATTCAGCGTACATAATGGAGTTATAAGCCCTGGAGGAGTTGGTTTTGACATTAACTGTGGTGTCAGGCTTATAAAGACAAATTTAACTGAAGACGATGTTAAACCAAAAATGAAAGAACTTGTAGATACTCTTTTTAATAATGTACCCTCTGGAGTTGGGAGTAAAGGTAAAGTAAGGCTTCAACCTGGACAAATTGATGAAGTGCTAGATCATGGGGCGCAGTGGGCTATTGAAAATGGATATGGTTGGAAAAGAGACTTAAAATATCTGGAAGAAAATGGAAAAATGGAATCTGCAGACTCCAGTAAAGTCAGTGATAAAGCTAAAAAAAGAGGAGTGCCTCAATTAGGTTCTCTTGGTTCTGGAAACCACTTTTTAGAAGTCCAGAAAATGGATGAAATTTATGATGAAGCTACTGCAGAAGTTTTTGGAATAGAAGAAGGTATGATCACCGTCTTAATCCACACAGGTTCTCGAGGATGCGGCCATCAGATATGTTCGGATTACCTTAGAGTTATGGACAGGGCAGCCAAAAGGTACCAGATTAACCTTCCAGACAGGCAATTAGCATGTGCACCTATTGGTTCTGAAGAAGCAACCGATTATTTCCAGGCAATGTCAGCTGCAGCTAATTATGCATGGACTAACAGGCAAATGATTGTACATTGGGTTAGAGAATCATTTGAAAAAGTTTTCAAAAGGGATGCTGAAGAAATGGGCATGGAAATAATCTATGATGTGGCACACAACATTGCAAAGAAAGAAGTCCACAATGTACAGGGAAGAAAAATGGAGTTGTTTGTCCACAGAAAGGGGGCAACACGTGCATTTGGTCCTGGAAGAGAAGAAATACCTGAAGAATACAGAAAAGTTGGACAGCCTGTTTTTATACCTGGAACTATGGGTACAGCATCATATGTGCTTGCAGGAACAGATCTGGCAATGGAAGAAACTTTTGGTTCTTCGGCACATGGTGCAGGACGTAAAATGAGTAGAGCCGGAGCTAAGAAAGAATACCGCGGTGAAGAAGTTCAAAAAGTCCTGGAAAACAGAGGAATTATAATAAGAGCTACTTCAATGCCTGTAGTGGCAGAAGAAGCGCCTGGAGCATACAAAGATGTAGATGCAGTTGTAAAAACATCACATGATGCAGGAATATCCCGAATGGTTGGAAAAATGATTCCTCTTGGTGTTGCAAAGGGATAA
- the nadA gene encoding quinolinate synthase, with product MLNDLQKEIIKLKEEKNAIILAHNYQTGDIQEIADFMGDSLELCIKASEIGGKDLVVFCGVDFMAETAAILNPDKKIVIPDPQAECPMAHMLPADEVVKAKERHPGAAVVLYVNTLAEAKAEADILCTSSNAVKIVNSLDEDTVLFGPDMNLAWYTSQQTDKEIITIPEGGHCYVHKMFTTGDIFFSREKYPDADILVHPECDPEIQKFADYVLSTGGMLKHVAESPKKTFIIGTEVDLVTRLRRENPDKTILPALSEAICKTMKLHTLEKVKNALLNEEYIVTVDDETADNARSAVERMIEVSKR from the coding sequence ATGCTGAATGATTTACAAAAGGAAATTATAAAACTTAAAGAAGAGAAAAATGCAATAATATTAGCTCACAATTATCAAACTGGAGATATACAGGAAATTGCAGATTTTATGGGGGATTCACTTGAGCTCTGCATAAAAGCATCAGAGATTGGAGGAAAAGACCTCGTGGTATTCTGTGGCGTTGACTTCATGGCTGAAACAGCAGCTATACTTAACCCGGATAAAAAGATAGTAATTCCTGACCCTCAAGCAGAATGTCCGATGGCACACATGCTCCCTGCAGATGAAGTAGTAAAAGCAAAGGAAAGACATCCCGGGGCAGCAGTAGTTTTATATGTTAACACACTTGCAGAAGCAAAAGCAGAAGCAGACATACTCTGCACATCATCAAACGCAGTTAAAATCGTAAACAGCCTTGATGAAGATACGGTACTCTTCGGACCAGATATGAACCTCGCATGGTATACTTCCCAGCAAACTGACAAGGAAATAATTACCATACCTGAAGGAGGCCACTGCTACGTCCATAAGATGTTTACTACTGGGGATATCTTCTTTTCAAGGGAAAAATATCCCGATGCAGATATATTAGTACATCCAGAATGCGACCCTGAAATTCAGAAATTTGCTGATTATGTTTTAAGCACAGGCGGCATGCTTAAGCATGTTGCAGAGTCTCCAAAGAAAACATTTATAATTGGTACCGAAGTGGACCTTGTAACCCGTTTAAGAAGAGAAAATCCTGATAAAACCATTCTTCCAGCTTTATCTGAAGCTATATGTAAAACTATGAAACTCCACACCCTTGAAAAGGTTAAAAATGCCCTTTTAAATGAGGAGTATATAGTAACTGTTGATGATGAAACAGCAGATAATGCAAGGAGTGCAGTTGAACGGATGATTGAAGTTTCTAAACGTTAA
- a CDS encoding DUF763 domain-containing protein codes for MHAKRGVANLPLHGGHAPRWLFDRMVKLAGGITDVILYEYGTDEFLRRISDPHWFQAFSCVIGFDWHSSGTTTTTCGALKLAVDPQEHGIMIAGGKGKNSRKAPLDIETAADFFSLSSKKIDELKYSSRISAKIDNSCIQDGYGLYHHSFFFTEGGNWAVVQQGLNNKNNYARRYHWLSQSIDNVIEEPHNAICCDESQSNTLNMTSNQSSDTRDISVDIICDNPDHLRPYFRKKSQTLLTDFFDAPVHSDKSKNYKEMKMPRHHPVLDMDISDREFEVLKRAYELQPQNYEELITLEGIGPKKIRALALISDLVYGTEPSWRDPVKYSFTHGGKDGFPYPVDREVYDHSIHTLKDALDEAKLDKKDKYNAIKRLESFIKC; via the coding sequence ATGCATGCAAAAAGAGGAGTGGCAAACCTCCCATTACACGGAGGGCACGCGCCGAGATGGCTGTTTGACAGAATGGTTAAGCTAGCTGGAGGCATAACAGATGTAATTTTGTATGAATATGGTACAGACGAGTTTTTAAGGAGGATATCAGATCCACACTGGTTCCAGGCGTTTTCATGCGTAATTGGATTTGACTGGCACTCATCAGGGACCACGACCACAACCTGCGGTGCGTTAAAACTTGCAGTTGACCCCCAAGAACATGGAATCATGATTGCGGGAGGAAAGGGTAAAAATTCAAGAAAAGCACCGTTAGACATCGAAACGGCGGCTGATTTTTTCTCATTATCTTCAAAGAAAATCGATGAACTTAAATATTCAAGCCGTATTTCTGCAAAAATAGACAATTCATGCATTCAAGACGGCTATGGCCTGTACCACCATTCATTCTTTTTTACAGAAGGCGGCAACTGGGCAGTTGTACAGCAAGGACTGAACAATAAAAATAATTATGCTAGAAGATACCACTGGCTTTCGCAGTCCATAGATAATGTTATAGAAGAACCTCACAATGCCATCTGCTGCGATGAATCCCAGTCAAATACTTTGAATATGACCTCAAATCAAAGCAGTGATACAAGGGATATAAGTGTAGACATTATATGTGATAACCCTGACCATTTACGGCCTTACTTCAGAAAAAAATCCCAGACACTTCTCACTGACTTTTTTGACGCGCCAGTACATTCAGATAAGTCTAAAAATTATAAAGAAATGAAAATGCCGAGGCACCATCCAGTACTCGACATGGATATAAGTGATCGAGAATTTGAAGTCTTAAAAAGGGCATACGAGCTTCAGCCTCAAAATTACGAAGAGCTTATCACCCTTGAAGGGATAGGGCCTAAGAAAATAAGGGCTTTAGCATTGATCTCTGATCTGGTCTATGGAACCGAGCCAAGCTGGAGAGATCCTGTAAAATACAGCTTCACCCACGGTGGAAAGGACGGATTCCCATATCCTGTTGACCGGGAAGTTTACGACCATTCAATTCACACTTTAAAAGACGCTTTAGATGAAGCTAAACTGGATAAAAAAGATAAGTACAATGCAATTAAGAGATTGGAATCATTTATTAAATGTTAA
- the mtnP gene encoding S-methyl-5'-thioadenosine phosphorylase, with protein MIGIIGGTGIYEIVEMGKDVETKIIETPYGESPEISIFKLHGKDIAFMPRHAKGHANPPHMINYRANIYAMKKIGVERIIATNAVGSLDLSVKPGDFLIPHDFIDFTKTREFTFYDNKTVHIDITEPYCHDLRNYLISSGEVVPNGVYVCTEGPRFETAAEIAMFKQLGGSVVGMTGIPEAILARELEICYASICMVSNYAASISPTKLTIDEVFEVVEGQKENLVKLISDAIAKTPDKRECPCSYALLGAKIDEV; from the coding sequence ATGATAGGAATAATTGGCGGCACAGGAATATACGAAATCGTTGAAATGGGAAAAGACGTTGAAACTAAGATTATAGAAACACCTTATGGTGAATCTCCAGAGATCAGCATTTTCAAATTACATGGTAAAGATATTGCATTCATGCCAAGACATGCAAAAGGACATGCAAATCCGCCCCATATGATAAATTACAGGGCAAATATTTATGCCATGAAAAAAATTGGCGTTGAGAGAATAATAGCAACCAATGCTGTTGGATCTCTTGATTTATCTGTTAAACCTGGTGATTTTTTAATACCTCATGATTTCATTGATTTTACAAAAACAAGAGAATTCACATTTTATGACAATAAAACAGTACATATAGACATTACAGAACCTTATTGTCATGATTTAAGAAACTATTTAATATCATCAGGTGAAGTTGTCCCAAATGGGGTCTACGTGTGTACTGAAGGGCCGAGATTTGAAACCGCCGCTGAAATAGCAATGTTTAAACAATTAGGTGGCAGTGTTGTTGGAATGACTGGAATACCTGAAGCTATACTTGCAAGAGAACTTGAAATATGCTATGCAAGTATCTGTATGGTATCAAATTATGCAGCATCAATATCTCCAACCAAGCTGACAATAGATGAAGTATTTGAGGTAGTAGAAGGGCAGAAGGAGAATTTAGTTAAATTAATATCGGATGCTATAGCAAAAACTCCGGATAAAAGGGAATGCCCATGCAGCTATGCGCTGTTAGGTGCAAAAATAGATGAAGTGTAA